One genomic segment of Trichococcus shcherbakoviae includes these proteins:
- the fabK gene encoding enoyl-[acyl-carrier-protein] reductase FabK → MKSELCELLGIQYPIIQGAMAWVADADLASAVSNAGGLGLIGTGHDSVDVANEKISKMKALTNKPFGVNIMLLNPHVDAIVEAVIASGVKVVTTGAGSPARYMNQFKEAGITVIPVVASVALARRMEKDGAHAVVVEGMESGGHIGKTTTIALVPQVVDAVSIPVIAAGGIGDGRGMAAAFMLGASAVQVGTRFVVAKESNAHQNFKNAILKAKDIDTVITGQITGHPVRVLRNKLTREYLQVEKEETSKENPDFAKLEEMGKGALRRATVDGDKDYGSMMAGQIAGLISKEQTCHDIIQEYMTECKEVILAQAKLWAE, encoded by the coding sequence ATGAAATCAGAATTATGTGAATTATTAGGTATTCAATATCCCATCATTCAAGGGGCAATGGCGTGGGTAGCGGATGCTGATTTGGCAAGTGCCGTTTCTAATGCTGGTGGTCTTGGTCTTATAGGGACTGGACATGATAGTGTGGATGTAGCGAATGAAAAAATTTCGAAAATGAAAGCATTGACGAATAAGCCCTTTGGCGTAAACATCATGCTTTTGAATCCGCATGTCGATGCAATTGTTGAAGCAGTGATCGCTTCCGGTGTCAAGGTTGTCACAACCGGCGCCGGAAGTCCAGCTCGCTATATGAACCAATTCAAAGAAGCAGGCATCACAGTCATTCCGGTTGTGGCTTCCGTAGCTTTAGCGAGAAGAATGGAGAAAGACGGCGCACACGCTGTCGTTGTCGAAGGCATGGAATCCGGTGGACACATCGGAAAAACAACGACAATTGCCCTGGTTCCTCAGGTTGTCGATGCCGTTTCCATTCCTGTCATCGCTGCCGGCGGTATCGGTGATGGACGCGGAATGGCAGCTGCTTTCATGTTGGGAGCATCTGCTGTTCAAGTCGGGACTCGTTTTGTAGTTGCCAAAGAATCCAATGCCCATCAAAATTTCAAGAATGCCATACTTAAAGCGAAAGACATCGACACAGTCATTACCGGTCAGATTACCGGACATCCTGTTCGTGTGTTGCGCAACAAGTTGACCAGAGAATATCTGCAAGTCGAGAAAGAAGAGACGAGCAAGGAAAATCCGGACTTCGCAAAACTTGAAGAAATGGGCAAAGGCGCTCTGAGAAGAGCGACTGTCGATGGTGATAAAGACTACGGTTCGATGATGGCCGGCCAGATTGCCGGTTTGATTTCGAAGGAACAGACGTGTCACGATATCATACAAGAGTATATGACGGAATGCAAAGAAGTTATCTTAGCCCAAGCAAAATTGTGGGCTGAGTAA
- a CDS encoding acyl carrier protein encodes MTFEKIKAIIVDQLDKEEEEVQLATNFREDLDADSLDLFQIINDIEDEFDIKIESDEGINTVEDLVKYVEAQLAE; translated from the coding sequence ATGACATTCGAAAAAATCAAAGCAATCATCGTGGACCAATTGGACAAAGAAGAAGAAGAAGTACAATTAGCAACTAACTTCAGAGAAGACTTGGATGCAGACAGCTTGGACTTGTTCCAAATCATCAACGACATCGAAGACGAATTTGACATCAAAATCGAATCAGACGAAGGCATCAACACTGTTGAAGATTTAGTTAAATACGTTGAAGCGCAATTAGCAGAATAA
- a CDS encoding beta-ketoacyl-ACP synthase III, with amino-acid sequence MELGSKISATGHYLPEQIITNDDLSKIMDTSDEWISKRTGIRSRHISKDENTSDLSSKAALRILQNGNITADQLDFIIVATMTPDALSPSTACLVQEKIGAVNAFCFDINAACSGFVYALSTGLHMMQSGLYQYGMIIGAETMSKVVNWEDRSTAVLFGDGAGGVLLERTEDDCFVAEAIHSDGGRHMALMANTMKVENPYGDSSQEDQAFLTMDGRAIFDFAIRSVPSVIREVMEKGNLSDGDLKKILAHQANVRLLEAISKKVKLPFSLFATNIAETGNTSAASIPILLDQLVQTKEIQLGTKDKVLMTGFGGGLTWGAIVVSLN; translated from the coding sequence ATGGAATTGGGTTCAAAAATTAGCGCAACAGGTCACTACCTTCCTGAACAGATCATCACGAATGATGATCTGTCTAAAATCATGGATACGAGTGATGAGTGGATCAGCAAAAGGACAGGCATCCGCAGCCGACACATTTCGAAGGATGAGAATACTTCCGATCTGTCAAGCAAAGCGGCCCTCAGAATTTTGCAAAACGGCAACATCACTGCAGACCAACTGGACTTCATCATTGTAGCAACAATGACGCCGGATGCTCTTAGCCCATCGACCGCTTGCTTAGTGCAGGAAAAGATAGGTGCAGTAAATGCTTTCTGTTTCGACATTAATGCAGCTTGTTCCGGCTTTGTCTACGCATTGTCTACCGGCCTCCATATGATGCAGAGCGGTCTATATCAATATGGGATGATCATCGGTGCTGAGACAATGTCGAAAGTCGTCAACTGGGAAGATCGTTCAACGGCTGTCCTGTTCGGGGATGGCGCAGGCGGTGTGCTGTTGGAACGAACGGAAGACGATTGCTTCGTTGCAGAAGCGATCCATTCCGATGGTGGACGCCATATGGCTTTGATGGCGAACACAATGAAAGTTGAAAACCCGTATGGAGACTCCTCTCAAGAGGACCAAGCTTTCCTTACGATGGATGGCAGAGCCATCTTCGACTTTGCAATCCGCAGTGTGCCTAGCGTCATACGCGAAGTGATGGAGAAAGGAAATCTTTCTGATGGCGACCTGAAGAAGATTTTGGCTCATCAAGCGAATGTACGCTTATTGGAGGCAATCAGCAAAAAAGTGAAATTGCCATTTTCATTGTTTGCCACAAACATTGCGGAAACGGGCAACACCTCAGCAGCAAGCATTCCGATACTGTTGGATCAGCTTGTTCAAACTAAGGAAATTCAACTCGGCACCAAAGATAAGGTGCTGATGACAGGATTTGGTGGCGGCCTCACTTGGGGAGCCATCGTAGTATCATTAAACTAA
- a CDS encoding MarR family winged helix-turn-helix transcriptional regulator yields the protein MDHSIDKINSYLVAVFNEVLDIEERALRVSTFSDLSIKEMHTVEAIGMYQAHTTSEVAKKLNITAGTLTVAINALVKKGYVERIRMEKDRRVVKLGLTKKGRLLYRLHDKFHREMVKNTIRDMEDQEVKVLLKGLNNLHGFLFGLVQNIKEQG from the coding sequence TTGGATCATTCCATAGATAAAATTAACTCATATCTCGTAGCTGTCTTCAATGAAGTGTTGGATATCGAAGAGCGTGCATTGCGTGTCAGTACATTTTCTGATTTATCCATCAAAGAGATGCATACAGTCGAGGCAATCGGCATGTATCAAGCTCATACAACTTCTGAAGTAGCAAAAAAATTGAACATAACTGCGGGAACTTTAACGGTGGCCATAAACGCTCTGGTAAAAAAGGGGTATGTCGAACGCATTCGGATGGAGAAAGACCGCAGAGTCGTAAAACTAGGATTAACCAAAAAAGGACGCTTACTGTATCGTCTTCATGATAAGTTCCATAGAGAGATGGTAAAGAATACCATTCGCGATATGGAAGATCAGGAAGTGAAAGTTTTGCTGAAAGGCCTAAACAATCTTCACGGTTTCTTATTTGGTTTAGTTCAAAATATCAAGGAACAGGGTTGA
- a CDS encoding DUF2187 domain-containing protein: MVRNITNETKTMIESELRKGTSNSRIANLLGVSYEQALEVVDAIKESIRPEIGDEIKFTFRKQEMVGVIRKLLTNSAVVEIYWDLSSGTMKDICEDKTIVNFKDIEEFVKVD; encoded by the coding sequence ATGGTACGAAATATTACTAACGAAACGAAAACCATGATTGAGAGCGAATTACGTAAAGGTACGAGCAACTCACGTATTGCGAATCTGCTTGGTGTGTCGTATGAGCAGGCTTTGGAGGTCGTTGATGCCATCAAGGAATCTATACGTCCTGAAATCGGTGATGAAATAAAATTTACCTTCCGCAAGCAGGAAATGGTAGGGGTAATCCGGAAATTATTGACAAATAGCGCCGTTGTAGAAATTTATTGGGATTTATCTTCCGGAACGATGAAGGATATTTGTGAGGATAAAACGATTGTGAATTTCAAAGACATTGAAGAGTTTGTTAAAGTTGATTAA
- a CDS encoding methionine gamma-lyase family protein, with product MQATNKEARLAGLVEKVDNKIQPVFKGIQEKALFNQGKVLEAFRKHRVSDYHFNPSTGYGYDDDGRDTLEKVYAEVFQAEAALVRPQIISGTHAISTALFGVLRPGDELMYVTGTPYDTLLDIVGLTGNGIGSLKEYNIAYQHIDLCADGKVDVPTVLERVSPKTKMIAIQRSRGYAARPSFTINEIKEMIAAIRPHVGPEAVFFVDNCYGEFVETLEPIEVGADLIAGSLIKNPGGGIVKMGGYLAGREDLIERCAYRLTTPGIGREAGASLYSLLEMYQGLFLAPHVVGEAVKGAVFTAGLLEECGVLSTPAWDSPRTDLIQMVALPSKEAMIAFAQTIQKYSPVNAAVKPIPAYMPGYEDDVIMAAGTFIQGASLELTADGPIRPPYLLYVQGGLTYEHVKLAVTAAVKDTFFAQ from the coding sequence ATGCAAGCGACGAATAAAGAAGCAAGGCTGGCCGGGTTAGTCGAAAAAGTCGACAATAAAATCCAGCCCGTTTTTAAAGGGATACAGGAAAAGGCTTTATTTAATCAAGGCAAGGTGCTTGAAGCTTTCCGGAAGCACCGCGTCAGCGATTACCACTTTAACCCAAGCACAGGCTATGGCTATGATGACGACGGCCGCGATACGCTGGAAAAAGTCTATGCAGAGGTTTTTCAGGCTGAAGCAGCTTTGGTCAGGCCGCAAATCATTTCCGGAACACATGCTATCTCGACTGCGCTCTTCGGAGTGCTACGGCCCGGGGATGAATTGATGTACGTGACCGGAACGCCATACGATACCCTTTTGGATATTGTCGGTCTGACCGGTAATGGGATCGGCTCTTTAAAAGAATACAATATCGCTTATCAACATATCGATCTGTGTGCAGACGGCAAAGTTGATGTTCCGACGGTTCTTGAGAGGGTCAGTCCCAAAACAAAAATGATTGCGATTCAACGCTCCCGCGGTTATGCTGCCAGACCCTCCTTTACGATAAATGAAATAAAAGAGATGATTGCGGCGATCCGGCCGCATGTGGGGCCAGAAGCCGTCTTTTTTGTCGACAATTGCTATGGAGAATTTGTCGAAACGCTGGAGCCGATCGAAGTTGGAGCCGATTTGATTGCCGGCTCTCTCATCAAAAACCCGGGTGGCGGCATCGTAAAAATGGGCGGTTACCTCGCCGGCAGGGAAGACCTGATCGAACGGTGCGCATACCGGTTGACGACTCCAGGGATCGGGCGTGAAGCAGGAGCCTCCCTATATAGCCTTCTGGAAATGTACCAAGGGTTGTTCTTGGCGCCCCATGTTGTCGGTGAAGCGGTGAAGGGTGCTGTCTTTACAGCTGGACTCTTGGAAGAGTGCGGTGTACTATCCACCCCTGCTTGGGACAGCCCGCGGACTGATCTGATCCAAATGGTCGCGTTGCCGAGCAAGGAAGCTATGATCGCTTTTGCTCAGACGATCCAGAAATATTCCCCCGTGAACGCAGCTGTCAAACCGATTCCGGCTTACATGCCCGGTTACGAGGATGATGTCATCATGGCAGCCGGAACCTTCATTCAGGGTGCAAGCTTGGAATTGACGGCAGATGGTCCGATACGACCGCCTTATTTGCTTTACGTGCAGGGCGGACTGACCTATGAGCATGTCAAATTGGCTGTAACAGCAGCAGTGAAGGATACGTTCTTCGCACAATAA